The Posidoniimonas polymericola genome includes the window CCCTTGTCGAGCCCCCTCGACGCGCGGCCCCGACGGGCGGTATCGACGGGCGCCCTGCGTGACGCTTCGTCCTACCTCCGCTTCTTTCCCTTTTCTGCTCTCGGAGGCGACAATGGCTATCAATGTTGAAAATGTCCGCAACATCGCGGTGTGCGGACACGGCTCGTCTGGCAAGACCTCGCTGGTCGACGCCATGCTCGTGAAGTCCGGCGCGGTGAACGGTCGACCCAGCGTCGACGACGGCTCCAGCATCTGCGACTTCGACGAAGAGGAGAAACACCACAAGCACTCGGTCGAGGCCACCCTCACCCACTTCGAGCACAACGGCCGCTGGTTCAACGTGCTGGACACCCCCGGCTACCCCGACCTCATCGGCCAGACCATCAGCGCCCTGCGGGGCGTCGACACCGCGCTCATCTGCATCGACGCGCACGCCGGCATCAAGGTCAACACGCGGCGCGTCTGGGAAGAGGCCGGCAAGGCGGGCCTCGCGCGGATCCTCTGCATCACCAAGCTCGACGACCAGAACATCGACTTCAGCGGACTGCTGGACGACATCCACGAGACCTTCGGCAAGGAGTGCGTGCTGTTCGACGCGCCCGACGCCACCGGTGAGGGCCTCCACGAGGTGATCGGCGCGCTCGACCCGGTGCACGGCAGCTCCTCGGTGGTCGACCTGGCAGCCGTCCACGAGACCGCCGTCGAGACCATCATCGAGGTCGACGAGCAGGTCATGGAGAAGTACTTCGAGGGCGAGGAGCCCGACCACGCCAAGCTGGCCCGGCTGGCGGTCGAGGCCGAGAAGCAGGGCGCGGTCACCCCGGTCGTGTGCGTCAGCGTCAAGTCCGACGTCGGCGTCACCGAGCTGATGGACATGCTCGCCGAGGAGGCGTTCTCCCCCTGCGAGATGCCCCACAAGGGGAAGAAAGACGGCGACGAGGTGACCCTCAAGGCCGACCCCAACGCGCCGCTCGCCGCCCAGGTGTTCCGCACCCGCGTCGACCCGTTCGTGCAGAAGCTGTCGTTCATCCGCGTCTACTCCGGCACGCTCAAGCGCGACTCGACGGTCCCCTGCAGCAAGACCAACCGGGGGATCAGGATCGGCGCGCTGCTGCGGGTGCAGGCCGACAAGACCGAGCCGATCGACGAGGCCGGCCCCGGCGACCTGGTGGCGGTCGCCAAGTGCGACGACCTGCACACCGGCATGTCGCTCGGCGAGATCGAGTTGCCGCCGATCAACTTCCCGACCGCGATGATCGGGCTGGCGGTGTCGCCCAAGAACCACGGCGACGAGGCCAAGCTCTCCGCCGCGCTCCACAAGCTGGTCGAGGAGGACCCGACGATCCACGTCGAGCACGACCCCGAGACCAAGGAGACCGTGCTGACCGGCATGAGCGAGCTGCACCTGAACCTGGTGCGCGAGCGGCTCGCCCGGCGGGACCACGTCGAGATCGAGACCCACGAGCCGAAGATCCCCTACCGCGAGACGATCACCGCCAACGGCGAGGGGAGCTACCGCCACAAGAAGCAGAGCGGCGGGGCCGGCCAGTTCGCCGAGGTCCACATCCGCATGTACCCGCTCCCCGAGGGGACCGACCCCGAGGAGTACGCCACCAAGGACCGCTTCCCGCAGCTCAAGCACACCCACTACCACCCCAAGCAGAACTTCCTATGGGTCGACACGGTCGTCGGTGGGGCGATCCCCGGCAACTTCATGCCGGCAATCGAGAAGGGCTTCCTCGAGCGGATCGAGCGGGGCGTGATCTCCGGCTGCGCGGTGCAGAACGTCTGCGTCGAGGTGCACTTCGGCAAGGACCACCCGGTCGACTCCAACGAGACCGCCTTCCGCACCGCCGCCAGCCGCGCGTTCGCCGAGGTCTTCAAGCAGTCGCAGCCGGCCCTGATGGAGCCGTTCGTCAAGCTCGAGGTCACCGTGCCGGCCGACAACGTCGGCGACGTCAGCAGCGACCTCTCCGGCCGCCGCGGGCAGATGCTCGGCATGGACCAGGCCCCCGGCGGACTGACCGTGGTCACCGCCAAGGCGCCGCTGTCCGAGGTGATGACCTACGCCCGCACCCTCGGCAGCATGACCGGCGGGCAGGGGAGCTACACGATGGAGTTCGCCGCCTACGAGCCGGTCCCCGGCCACGTGCAGCAGGAAGTCATCGCCAAGGCGAAGATGAAGGACGACGAGGACTAAGTCTGGCGACCAGACGAACGCCGCCGTGGGCGCCACAGGAGGCCCGCGGCGGCGAGGGCCAACGCAAGGCCGGCCGGCTCCGGAACCGCCACCAGGTTCGAGACAAACACGCCGGACGTGCCGTCGGTGAAGGTGGCGGTGAACAA containing:
- a CDS encoding elongation factor G, whose product is MAINVENVRNIAVCGHGSSGKTSLVDAMLVKSGAVNGRPSVDDGSSICDFDEEEKHHKHSVEATLTHFEHNGRWFNVLDTPGYPDLIGQTISALRGVDTALICIDAHAGIKVNTRRVWEEAGKAGLARILCITKLDDQNIDFSGLLDDIHETFGKECVLFDAPDATGEGLHEVIGALDPVHGSSSVVDLAAVHETAVETIIEVDEQVMEKYFEGEEPDHAKLARLAVEAEKQGAVTPVVCVSVKSDVGVTELMDMLAEEAFSPCEMPHKGKKDGDEVTLKADPNAPLAAQVFRTRVDPFVQKLSFIRVYSGTLKRDSTVPCSKTNRGIRIGALLRVQADKTEPIDEAGPGDLVAVAKCDDLHTGMSLGEIELPPINFPTAMIGLAVSPKNHGDEAKLSAALHKLVEEDPTIHVEHDPETKETVLTGMSELHLNLVRERLARRDHVEIETHEPKIPYRETITANGEGSYRHKKQSGGAGQFAEVHIRMYPLPEGTDPEEYATKDRFPQLKHTHYHPKQNFLWVDTVVGGAIPGNFMPAIEKGFLERIERGVISGCAVQNVCVEVHFGKDHPVDSNETAFRTAASRAFAEVFKQSQPALMEPFVKLEVTVPADNVGDVSSDLSGRRGQMLGMDQAPGGLTVVTAKAPLSEVMTYARTLGSMTGGQGSYTMEFAAYEPVPGHVQQEVIAKAKMKDDED